The DNA region CACCGCCCGCATCGCCCTGCCCGACGACATCACCGGACGCCGCCCCCAGTAGCAGCCGCGTCCCGTACTCCTTCGTGTTCCAGCCGGTGGACCGGCCGGCCGCCAGTAGTTGGGCCAGGCTCTCCCGGGCGGCGTCAACGTCTGCCCCGCCGTCCCGCCTCGCCTCGCCATCCTTGGCCTACTTTTGACGCAATGAGAGCGGATACCGGGCCCGGGGACTGCCAGGGTGGGATACGGCCGTTGTGCGCCGACGCCACCCATGCCGGGAGGTCCACCGCATGGATCACACAGCCCGCCTCGACTCTCACCGTCCGGCCCCCCCGCGCGGACTTGGCCCGGGCCCGCACCTGCACGCAATACCTTGGCTGGGGCACCGTGGTCACGCGCGAGGGCCGTCACAAGCTGTGCGCAGCCTGCCGGCACCCCACCGATGGTGCTGCTCCGACGGGAGCATCCCTGACGATCACTGCCGGTGAGCCTCTGGCGTTACCCACACTCGTGCACAGCCGGTGCGGGCCGGCGAAAGAGCCGGGCAGGCCTGCCGGCGAACAGCCGCGGCCCTGAGTGTCCGGACGCAGGAGAGGCAGGCAGTCTTGACGCGACCTGCCACAGACCCCGGTCCCGGCGCCGGCGGCAGGGGGCAGTGGTCCTCCGTGCCGCACGGCCCTCACGACGAACCTGAAACCTCTGCGTCTGAGGGCGCTGCCGTAGCTCTCAGCACAGCAGCGGCGGGGCGACTGGACGAGGAGATCCGGCATCTACGGCGGGCTCTGGAGAACCGCCCGGTCATCGACATGGCGGGTGGTGCGCTGGCGGCGACGTACCACTGCTCGCCCGACGAAGCCTGGGAGATCCTCGTGCGGACCTCCCAGCACACCAACCTCAAAGTACGGCTGATCGCCCAGGCGCTGCTGGATGCCACCCGGGGCAGGGAACTGCCCGGTGCGGTGCGGGCTCAGGTGACGGCGGCCGTGGGCGCGGTCCGCAGCGGTCAGGGGCCGACCAGCCATGTATCCAGCGCGGGCGGGTAGCGTCTCGAGTGGCTGGTGAGGATGCGGCGGTGTACCTGGGGAGGTCGACGCCGTCTCCTCAAGAGTGCAGCCGCGTGGGTGGTGCAGGGGGATCACCCGGCCAGTGCGGGGTTAAGCAGAAGCCTCGCCAGGTCTCCCGCCCCAGCGTGGGCGTCGCCCAGGGCCGGCCTGCCCCTGCGGTGCCAGCGGGCGGACCTTTCGATTGCCGCGCCCACTCGCTCGGTTACTGGCCGCGACCGGCACGCCGCTACGGCGGCGACGTCATCTCCTTCTTGCCTTGCGCGACGCCACCGAGGTGCGGTCGCACTGCTACTTCGCCTGGGTCGAAGGCAGCCCCCCGGTGCACATGATCCGTTACTTCCTTCTCGGGCGCGGGGACACCGGCCCGGTCACTCAAGAGACTGGGAGCGTCGCCTGTCACGGCAGTTGGTTGAATGCCTGGTCGGCATCGGCTACAGCTTCGGGGTGGACGTCGTGGGCGGTGCGACCGTCGGCGATCTTCTGCCAGTTGGTCCGGGCGAGCACCCGTTGGACCGCGAGTACCTGGGCGGCTAGCAGGCGTGCCTGGACGCCTTCGCCGAGGGCATCCGCCAGCGCCTCTTCGTCCTCCATCTGATACCGCGTGAGCCGTCCTGCCAGGCTTGGTGTGGTGAACACCAGCCGATGGAACGCCACCACCTCGGGGTGATCGTTGAGGCCGGTGACGGGGTCGTACCGATCGA from Streptomyces sp. ALI-76-A includes:
- a CDS encoding ANTAR domain-containing protein, encoding MPHGPHDEPETSASEGAAVALSTAAAGRLDEEIRHLRRALENRPVIDMAGGALAATYHCSPDEAWEILVRTSQHTNLKVRLIAQALLDATRGRELPGAVRAQVTAAVGAVRSGQGPTSHVSSAGG
- a CDS encoding TetR family transcriptional regulator, which translates into the protein MSELTGLRARKKERTRDAIGDAAVSLFLERGFDRVSVNDIAAAAEISKPTLFRYFPTKEDLVLHRFADHQGEAARVVRDRKSGIKPVTALHRHFQAGLDRYDPVTGLNDHPEVVAFHRLVFTTPSLAGRLTRYQMEDEEALADALGEGVQARLLAAQVLAVQRVLARTNWQKIADGRTAHDVHPEAVADADQAFNQLP